One genomic segment of Candidatus Sulfotelmatobacter sp. includes these proteins:
- a CDS encoding TIGR01777 family oxidoreductase, with the protein MISRILVSGVSGLIGDALLPTLKTRGYEITRLVRGAAIGDDQISWDPAKPIAPESVSGFDAVIHLAGESIVGRWTEKKKRKIRDSRVVGTTALAQALAHAKDKPEVFVCSSAIGYYGDRGNEVLNEQSDPGSGFLADVCGEWEAATKAAVQAGIRTVQMRTGVVLSPKGGALGKMLTPFKIGVGGTIGSGRQWMSWIDIQDMIGAIHHILKSDLLQGPVNMVAPRPVTNAEFTKTLASVLSRPAIFPVPALVVKLAFGEMGETVLLGSQRVEPAQLVGGGYPFRFSDLRASLENILRR; encoded by the coding sequence ATGATCTCTCGAATTCTTGTCAGCGGTGTTTCTGGACTAATCGGTGACGCACTTCTTCCCACTCTCAAAACACGCGGATACGAAATCACCCGGCTCGTGCGCGGGGCCGCGATTGGCGACGATCAGATCTCGTGGGATCCGGCGAAGCCGATTGCTCCGGAATCGGTCTCTGGCTTCGATGCCGTCATTCACCTCGCCGGCGAAAGTATCGTCGGACGATGGACCGAGAAAAAGAAAAGGAAGATCCGCGACAGCCGCGTCGTGGGTACGACCGCTTTGGCTCAGGCACTCGCGCACGCCAAAGACAAGCCAGAGGTATTCGTTTGCAGTTCGGCGATCGGGTACTATGGCGATCGGGGGAACGAGGTACTGAACGAGCAGAGCGACCCCGGCAGCGGTTTCCTTGCGGACGTTTGCGGTGAGTGGGAAGCGGCGACAAAAGCTGCTGTCCAGGCCGGCATTCGGACGGTTCAGATGCGTACCGGCGTCGTACTCAGCCCCAAAGGCGGCGCGCTGGGGAAGATGCTGACGCCCTTCAAGATCGGCGTAGGCGGCACGATCGGAAGCGGGCGCCAGTGGATGAGTTGGATCGACATTCAGGATATGATCGGCGCGATTCATCACATCCTGAAAAGCGATCTGCTGCAAGGCCCGGTCAACATGGTTGCGCCCAGGCCGGTGACGAACGCAGAATTCACGAAGACTCTGGCCAGCGTGCTCTCGCGCCCCGCGATCTTTCCCGTCCCCGCGTTGGTGGTGAAGTTGGCCTTCGGAGAAATGGGCGAGACCGTTCTCTTAGGCAGCCAGCGTGTTGAACCGGCGCAACTGGTAGGCGGCGGATATCCGTTCCGCTTCAGCGACCTGCGGGCTTCACTCGAAAACATCCTCCGACGCTAA
- a CDS encoding bifunctional (p)ppGpp synthetase/guanosine-3',5'-bis(diphosphate) 3'-pyrophosphohydrolase, which translates to MATLRQQIATTTLTLTKFRDLMKHMQESRPQDDLTIVKKAYDYSLKHHEGQTRASGEPYLVHPLEVALVLAEMKMDPVAVAAGLLHDSVEDTSVTIGDIRTEFGEQVAHIVEGVTKISKIDFATREEQQAENLRKMMLAMVDDIRVVLIKLADRLHNMRTLEHLQPERQHKIAEETLEIYAPIAHRLGMGKIRGELEDLGFRFLDPLGYEQVEKSVNARRKQGEVFLAKMQQVISDKLKEAGIQARVESRIKRLYSIHKKLQKQHIGVDQVYDLFAMRVITRSLQDCYAVLGIIHNLWRPVPGRIKDFIAMPRPNFYQSLHTSVITEDGTPFEIQIRTEEMHKMAEEGIAAHWKYKDGPVSAQDEQRLAWLRQVVEWQRDVSDPNEFLSTLKVDLYPEEVYTFTPKGKVVVLPRDATPVDFAYSVHTEVGHTCIGAKVNGRMVPLRHKLHSGDIVEILTQAGHKPSRDWLGLVKSSRSRNKIKHWLNVHQRERAIEIGRKLIEKEARKYRIAFKEIKDEDLLKVAGAYGLGKVDDLMSGIGYGKFSARQVLARLLPAGATHSIAGDIESEGLTSQPGAIASVVRRVFGDHNAITVRGQGDMMVYRARCCNPIRGESIVGYITRGKGVAVHSIQCPNVTNLMYEPERKIDVEWARDDSAPTAYPVKLTVFCDDRFGMLKSITGVIGDAKSNIKNITAHTSNSQASVEVVLDIADLKHLEAIIAGLRKIAGVHEVQRLQKI; encoded by the coding sequence ATGGCGACCTTGCGCCAACAGATCGCGACCACGACTCTCACGCTCACCAAGTTCCGCGACTTGATGAAGCACATGCAGGAGAGTCGCCCGCAAGACGATCTCACCATCGTCAAGAAAGCCTACGATTATTCCCTGAAACATCACGAAGGCCAGACCCGCGCCTCGGGGGAGCCTTATCTCGTTCATCCTCTGGAAGTCGCGCTGGTGCTCGCTGAAATGAAGATGGACCCGGTGGCGGTTGCCGCCGGTCTGTTGCACGACTCGGTCGAAGACACGTCGGTCACCATTGGCGATATCCGCACCGAATTCGGGGAGCAGGTCGCTCACATCGTCGAGGGCGTCACCAAGATCAGCAAGATCGATTTCGCTACGCGCGAGGAACAGCAAGCCGAAAACCTGCGCAAGATGATGCTCGCGATGGTCGATGACATCCGCGTGGTGCTCATTAAGTTGGCCGACCGGCTGCACAACATGCGGACGCTCGAACATCTTCAGCCCGAGCGCCAGCACAAGATCGCCGAAGAGACGTTGGAAATCTATGCTCCCATTGCGCATCGCCTGGGCATGGGAAAAATTCGCGGCGAACTGGAAGACCTGGGATTCCGCTTTCTCGATCCGCTGGGTTACGAGCAGGTGGAAAAATCGGTCAACGCGCGGCGCAAACAGGGTGAAGTTTTTCTTGCGAAGATGCAGCAGGTTATTTCCGACAAGCTGAAAGAAGCCGGCATCCAGGCCCGCGTGGAAAGCCGCATCAAGCGCCTCTACAGCATTCACAAGAAACTGCAAAAGCAGCACATCGGCGTCGACCAGGTCTACGACTTGTTCGCCATGCGGGTCATTACACGCTCGTTGCAGGATTGTTACGCGGTGCTCGGCATCATTCACAACCTCTGGCGGCCAGTGCCGGGGCGCATCAAGGATTTCATCGCCATGCCGCGGCCGAATTTCTATCAATCGCTGCACACCTCGGTGATCACCGAAGACGGCACGCCGTTTGAAATTCAGATTCGCACCGAAGAAATGCACAAGATGGCGGAGGAAGGCATCGCCGCCCACTGGAAATATAAAGACGGCCCGGTTTCGGCGCAGGATGAACAGCGACTCGCGTGGCTGCGGCAGGTGGTCGAGTGGCAGCGCGACGTCAGCGATCCCAACGAATTTTTGTCGACGCTCAAGGTCGATCTTTATCCGGAAGAGGTTTATACCTTCACGCCGAAGGGCAAAGTCGTGGTGCTGCCGCGCGATGCCACGCCGGTCGATTTTGCCTACAGCGTTCACACCGAGGTCGGACACACGTGCATCGGCGCCAAGGTGAATGGACGCATGGTGCCGCTGCGCCACAAGTTGCATTCCGGAGATATCGTCGAAATTCTGACGCAGGCTGGGCACAAGCCCAGCCGCGACTGGCTGGGACTGGTCAAGTCATCGCGCTCGCGGAACAAGATCAAGCACTGGCTGAACGTTCATCAGCGCGAGCGCGCGATCGAAATCGGACGCAAGCTGATCGAGAAAGAAGCGCGCAAGTACCGCATCGCGTTCAAAGAAATTAAAGACGAAGACCTGTTGAAAGTTGCGGGAGCATATGGCTTGGGCAAGGTCGACGATCTGATGTCGGGAATCGGCTACGGAAAATTTTCCGCGCGGCAGGTGCTGGCACGTTTACTTCCCGCCGGCGCGACCCACTCCATCGCCGGCGATATTGAGTCTGAAGGCTTGACCTCGCAGCCCGGCGCGATCGCCAGCGTTGTGCGCCGCGTCTTCGGCGATCACAATGCGATCACTGTGCGCGGCCAGGGCGACATGATGGTCTATCGCGCACGCTGTTGCAATCCCATTCGTGGAGAAAGCATTGTCGGCTACATCACGCGCGGCAAGGGCGTAGCCGTGCATTCGATTCAGTGTCCGAACGTGACCAACCTGATGTACGAACCGGAGCGCAAGATCGATGTCGAATGGGCGCGCGATGACAGCGCCCCGACGGCTTATCCCGTGAAGTTGACTGTGTTCTGCGACGACCGCTTCGGTATGCTAAAGAGCATCACTGGAGTGATTGGCGACGCCAAGAGCAATATCAAAAACATCACTGCACACACATCGAACAGCCAGGCCAGTGTGGAAGTCGTTCTCGACATCGCCGACCTGAAACATTTAGAGGCGATCATCGCGGGGCTGCGCAAAATTGCAGGCGTGCATGAAGTGCAGAGACTGCAGAAGATTTAG
- a CDS encoding formate/nitrite transporter family protein gives MKKQAKADPAPEQWTISTRAEKKQVEERLAIGANVVYETIRREGEEELHRTTSALAWSAFAAGLSMGFSFIAEGMLAARLPDQPWRPLITRLGYSIGFLIVILGRQQLFTENTLTVVLPLLTRKDWDTFLRMLRLWAVVLTANLVGTFLFALCLGKFSMFDAHTQQCLTEIGTAHLNAGFGTTLLRAIFAGWLIALMVWLLPGAESARVSIIIIITYLVGLSGFNHIIAGSTTLFFLVATNAMSLSTYFTHFFLPVLLGNVIGGFSLVAALGHAQVAGGKEG, from the coding sequence ATGAAAAAGCAGGCGAAAGCGGATCCGGCTCCTGAGCAGTGGACTATCTCGACTCGAGCCGAGAAGAAACAGGTCGAGGAGCGCCTGGCCATTGGCGCGAACGTAGTTTACGAAACCATTCGACGTGAGGGTGAAGAAGAGCTGCATCGCACCACCTCGGCGTTGGCGTGGTCGGCTTTCGCGGCGGGACTGTCGATGGGTTTTTCTTTTATCGCGGAAGGGATGCTCGCCGCTCGCCTGCCCGATCAGCCCTGGCGGCCTCTGATCACGCGCCTGGGATATTCGATAGGTTTTCTCATTGTCATCCTCGGGCGGCAGCAGTTGTTTACTGAAAACACGCTGACGGTAGTGCTGCCTCTACTGACGCGCAAGGATTGGGATACTTTCCTGCGCATGCTTCGCTTATGGGCGGTTGTGCTCACGGCCAACCTGGTGGGCACTTTCCTGTTCGCACTGTGCCTCGGAAAATTCTCCATGTTCGATGCTCACACGCAGCAGTGTTTGACGGAGATTGGGACGGCTCATCTCAACGCTGGCTTCGGTACGACCCTGCTGCGCGCTATTTTCGCCGGCTGGCTAATTGCGCTGATGGTGTGGCTGCTGCCGGGCGCCGAATCCGCCCGGGTGAGCATTATCATCATCATCACTTATCTCGTCGGACTCAGCGGCTTCAACCACATCATCGCGGGCTCGACGACGTTGTTTTTTCTGGTCGCGACAAATGCTATGTCGCTCTCGACGTACTTCACCCATTTCTTCCTGCCAGTCTTGTTGGGCAACGTCATCGGAGGATTCTCTCTGGTCGCAGCCTTAGGCCACGCCCAGGTCGCCGGAGGGAAGGAAGGATAA
- a CDS encoding RidA family protein: MREVISTKDAPQAIGPYSQAIKANGFVFVSGQVAIDPASQQVIEGDVTAQTDRVLRNLSEILEAAGSGLGKVVRSTVFLKNMSEFAAMNAVYGKYFSSAPPARSTVEVARLPKDVLVEIDVIALE; encoded by the coding sequence ATGCGCGAAGTTATCTCCACCAAAGACGCTCCCCAAGCCATCGGCCCTTATTCGCAGGCGATCAAAGCGAACGGATTCGTTTTCGTCTCTGGCCAGGTCGCGATTGATCCGGCGTCGCAGCAAGTCATCGAGGGTGACGTGACGGCGCAGACGGACCGGGTGTTGCGCAATCTATCGGAGATTTTAGAGGCCGCCGGCAGCGGCCTGGGAAAAGTCGTGCGCTCGACTGTCTTCTTGAAAAATATGAGCGAGTTCGCCGCCATGAATGCGGTCTACGGGAAGTATTTCAGTTCGGCGCCGCCCGCCCGTTCTACCGTCGAAGTGGCGCGCCTGCCCAAGGATGTATTGGTGGAGATCGACGTAATCGCGCTGGAATAA
- a CDS encoding FKBP-type peptidyl-prolyl cis-trans isomerase, whose translation MTKSIIVTLIAIVAVAGLIAQTATKKAAPARPNTNAPTKVTGDGVKTADGLQYWDIKVGTGAVAKTGDHVKVHYTGWLTTGKKFDSSVDANQPFDFTLGQGEVIKGWDEGVAGMKVGGKRQLRIPPELAYGEAGQAPVIPQKATLIFDVQLLGVK comes from the coding sequence ATGACGAAGAGCATTATCGTAACTTTAATTGCGATCGTGGCTGTCGCCGGCCTCATCGCCCAGACCGCCACCAAGAAGGCGGCACCAGCGCGCCCCAACACGAATGCTCCCACCAAGGTCACTGGAGATGGGGTCAAAACCGCAGACGGACTGCAATATTGGGACATTAAAGTTGGTACCGGCGCTGTCGCTAAGACCGGCGACCATGTGAAAGTTCACTACACCGGATGGCTCACTACGGGCAAGAAGTTCGACAGCTCCGTCGACGCCAATCAACCCTTCGACTTTACTCTTGGCCAGGGCGAAGTCATCAAAGGCTGGGACGAGGGCGTCGCGGGAATGAAAGTGGGTGGAAAGCGGCAACTGCGCATCCCTCCGGAGTTGGCATACGGCGAGGCCGGCCAGGCACCGGTAATCCCGCAGAAGGCCACGCTGATCTTCGACGTGCAGTTGTTGGGCGTGAAATGA
- the rpmB gene encoding 50S ribosomal protein L28, whose protein sequence is MAQQCDICGKKPQAGNRISHAHNVTKRRWNVNLRPVHAKVAGQGKRMRVCTSCLRSGKVVKA, encoded by the coding sequence ATGGCACAACAATGCGATATCTGCGGCAAGAAGCCGCAAGCGGGGAACCGCATCAGTCACGCCCACAACGTCACCAAGCGGCGCTGGAACGTCAACCTGCGTCCGGTGCACGCCAAAGTCGCGGGCCAGGGCAAGCGCATGCGCGTCTGTACGTCCTGCCTGCGCAGCGGCAAAGTCGTCAAGGCTTAA
- a CDS encoding gamma-butyrobetaine hydroxylase-like domain-containing protein codes for MPVVLRAPSLCDTCCMQSPLQAATAATDPRSVKVNLTSGTGVDIEWNDGHVSHYSFVYLRDACPCAMCEDERGKTGRRPGEPAAASPGALPMFKPHAKPLSAEGVGKYAIKFSWNDNHDLGLYSWKFLREVCPCADCRAARTIGSG; via the coding sequence ATGCCTGTGGTCTTGAGAGCTCCTAGCCTGTGCGATACTTGTTGCATGCAGTCCCCGCTTCAAGCCGCCACTGCGGCCACCGATCCCAGGTCGGTAAAGGTGAATCTGACTTCCGGGACGGGCGTTGACATCGAGTGGAACGATGGGCACGTCTCGCACTACAGCTTCGTTTACCTGCGCGATGCCTGCCCGTGCGCCATGTGCGAGGACGAGCGCGGCAAGACTGGGCGCCGGCCGGGCGAGCCTGCTGCCGCTTCCCCGGGCGCGCTGCCCATGTTCAAGCCTCATGCCAAGCCGCTGTCGGCTGAGGGTGTGGGCAAGTACGCCATCAAGTTCTCCTGGAACGATAATCACGACCTCGGCCTGTACTCATGGAAATTCCTGCGCGAAGTCTGCCCGTGCGCCGATTGTCGAGCGGCGCGAACGATAGGCTCTGGCTAA
- a CDS encoding sigma-70 family RNA polymerase sigma factor, with amino-acid sequence MKPISAVQSVVSELVSDLHARSGCEKVGLSREVFAAILCEIGAKHATPATTEVEIRTFLLSLRVEELALARACAAGNNSAWEIFLTRFREKLYLSALRVAREDSAARELADTLYADLYGTSTRDGQRVCKLASYTGRGSLEGWLRTVVAQEYVNRYRRTKRLVSLDEESEEGVQYRAPVPEPAPSGDPRLAQATDEALASLSGEDRTVMSAYYLDGRTLAEIARMLGVHESTISRKLDKVAKSLRKQIVAALLRSGMSRRQAEEALEVDVRDLQVDIRRSLAQERPSPAFSDKRVEARVREGPG; translated from the coding sequence ATGAAACCGATCTCCGCCGTGCAATCCGTAGTAAGCGAGCTGGTGTCGGATCTGCATGCTAGGAGCGGTTGCGAGAAAGTCGGACTGAGCCGCGAAGTTTTCGCCGCGATCCTGTGCGAGATCGGCGCGAAACATGCCACGCCTGCGACCACCGAAGTGGAAATTCGCACCTTTTTGCTGAGCCTGCGCGTTGAAGAACTCGCCCTTGCCCGGGCCTGCGCCGCCGGAAATAATTCCGCCTGGGAGATTTTTCTTACGCGCTTTCGCGAAAAGCTCTATCTCTCGGCTCTGCGCGTCGCGCGCGAAGATTCCGCCGCCCGCGAACTCGCCGACACCCTCTACGCCGACCTTTACGGCACCAGCACGCGCGACGGCCAGCGGGTTTGCAAGCTCGCTTCTTATACCGGCCGGGGATCGCTCGAGGGCTGGCTGCGCACCGTCGTTGCCCAGGAATACGTCAATCGCTACCGTCGTACCAAGCGCCTGGTGAGCCTCGACGAGGAATCCGAAGAAGGCGTCCAATATCGCGCTCCCGTGCCTGAACCGGCTCCATCGGGCGACCCGCGGCTGGCGCAAGCTACCGATGAGGCTCTCGCTTCCCTGTCCGGCGAAGACCGCACGGTTATGAGTGCGTATTATCTGGATGGCCGCACTTTGGCCGAGATTGCTCGCATGCTGGGCGTGCACGAGTCGACCATCAGCCGCAAACTCGACAAGGTGGCTAAGTCGCTGCGTAAGCAGATTGTCGCCGCTCTGCTGCGAAGCGGCATGTCCCGCCGCCAGGCCGAAGAAGCGCTGGAGGTGGATGTCCGCGATCTCCAGGTGGATATTCGCCGCAGCCTCGCGCAAGAAAGGCCTTCTCCCGCGTTCTCCGATAAGAGAGTAGAAGCCAGAGTTCGCGAGGGCCCAGGGTAG
- a CDS encoding YCF48-related protein, whose translation MQNVPKIVRERLRSTTPAVNHPDADALTAFAEQALPDSERDIVLDHLARCGDCRDIVALALPTAEPVQATVRPSPSRSGWLTWPGLRWGFVAAGIVGIASFGVLQYQGRFRAAPMASKQPGAFKVASNEPQKQPLAPFVASAPAEKTPPKTPSPEEAEKLHDPVAPAFIDSVNKNSNLDDSGRVSRAQMPLPHGPAPANNQVSGNQWQQNSIQNQATPPPPLPYTKQQYDASARSSNQKVAASSQAVQVSGEAPLIATETASLGALQSSGADESSVARAKPPMATEAANGAPTAAAPEATAQPNPASADQNSAMNARNFTQLIAVSPGASPSLMPLWTINSAGALQRSFDQGKTWQIVDVNANLASLAYTNATSLTVVAAEPSRAKVERKNDDSKKDKDADKSLKRQVAIPVFRAVAAVGSEVWAGGSSGLLYHSVDGGNHWARIVPVFAGTSLSGDILGLEFPDPQHGKLSTSTAEVWITSDDGQTWRKQ comes from the coding sequence ATGCAAAACGTCCCAAAAATCGTACGCGAGCGGCTGCGGTCGACAACGCCTGCCGTCAATCATCCTGACGCGGATGCGCTGACGGCATTCGCGGAGCAGGCGCTTCCCGACTCGGAGCGGGATATCGTTCTCGATCACCTCGCCCGCTGCGGGGATTGTCGCGACATCGTAGCGCTGGCCCTGCCCACTGCGGAGCCAGTCCAAGCCACTGTTCGCCCGTCGCCGTCGCGCAGCGGATGGCTGACTTGGCCAGGTCTTCGCTGGGGATTTGTGGCGGCAGGAATCGTTGGCATTGCGTCCTTTGGCGTTCTGCAATATCAGGGCCGCTTCCGGGCAGCGCCCATGGCCTCAAAACAACCAGGAGCGTTTAAAGTAGCTTCCAACGAACCGCAGAAGCAGCCACTGGCTCCATTCGTCGCCTCGGCCCCAGCGGAAAAAACTCCGCCGAAAACACCTTCCCCGGAAGAAGCAGAAAAACTCCACGATCCTGTAGCGCCTGCTTTCATTGATTCGGTCAATAAGAATAGCAACCTCGACGACAGCGGTAGAGTGTCTCGCGCGCAGATGCCGCTTCCCCACGGACCAGCACCGGCAAATAATCAGGTGTCCGGTAATCAATGGCAGCAGAACAGCATCCAGAATCAAGCCACGCCTCCGCCGCCTCTTCCCTACACGAAGCAGCAGTATGATGCCTCCGCCCGGTCCTCAAATCAGAAAGTTGCCGCATCGTCGCAGGCGGTGCAGGTATCGGGCGAGGCGCCCTTGATTGCCACGGAAACTGCGAGTTTGGGCGCACTGCAGTCGTCAGGTGCGGATGAATCGAGCGTTGCGAGGGCAAAGCCGCCCATGGCCACTGAGGCCGCAAATGGCGCTCCGACGGCCGCAGCGCCGGAAGCAACGGCGCAGCCGAATCCAGCTTCTGCGGACCAGAACTCCGCCATGAACGCGCGGAATTTCACACAGCTGATCGCCGTGTCGCCGGGTGCCTCGCCTAGTCTGATGCCGCTGTGGACTATTAATTCCGCTGGAGCTCTGCAGCGTTCCTTCGACCAGGGCAAGACCTGGCAGATAGTCGATGTCAACGCAAATCTCGCTTCTTTGGCTTATACGAATGCGACAAGCCTCACCGTTGTCGCCGCCGAGCCTTCCCGCGCGAAAGTGGAGCGCAAGAACGACGATAGCAAGAAAGACAAAGACGCGGACAAGTCTTTGAAGCGGCAAGTTGCGATTCCCGTATTTCGCGCCGTCGCGGCTGTTGGATCGGAAGTCTGGGCGGGTGGTTCGTCGGGGCTGCTTTATCATTCGGTCGATGGAGGCAACCACTGGGCCCGCATCGTTCCTGTTTTTGCCGGAACCAGCCTCAGTGGGGATATACTCGGCTTGGAATTCCCCGATCCACAGCACGGAAAGCTCTCAACATCCACGGCTGAGGTATGGATTACTAGCGATGACGGCCAAACCTGGCGTAAACAATAG
- the trxA gene encoding thioredoxin — translation MAGNGIVEVTDANFDQDVLKSDKPVLVDFWATWCGPCRAIAPIVEELATEYQGKVKIGKMDVDSNSSTPMRYKVTGIPTLLVFKGGQVVEQIVGYKPKDAIAQALNKHIG, via the coding sequence ATGGCAGGTAACGGAATCGTCGAAGTGACCGATGCAAACTTCGACCAGGATGTTTTGAAATCGGACAAGCCCGTTCTGGTAGACTTCTGGGCAACCTGGTGCGGCCCTTGCCGCGCTATTGCCCCCATCGTCGAGGAACTGGCCACCGAGTATCAGGGCAAAGTCAAGATCGGCAAGATGGACGTCGACTCCAACAGCTCCACCCCCATGCGCTACAAGGTCACTGGCATCCCGACCTTGCTGGTGTTTAAGGGCGGCCAAGTGGTCGAGCAGATCGTCGGCTACAAGCCGAAGGACGCCATCGCGCAGGCCTTGAATAAGCACATCGGCTAA
- the lexA gene encoding transcriptional repressor LexA, translating to MAITRRQREVYDFISRFVAEHQYSPSFEEIGKGLELTSLATVHKHVTNLEKKGLLTRDYNRSRSIDLLPPKGRLKQAMSVNTAVVLPLVGRIAAGQPIEAVQNNETISLADFVRSKEVFVLEVRGDSMQDEAILDGDYVLVEKARTAHNGDIVVALVDQSDATLKRFYREGETIRLQPSNVNMKPIIVPAASVDVQGRVIGVLRKY from the coding sequence ATGGCCATTACACGCAGGCAGCGGGAAGTGTATGACTTTATTTCGCGCTTTGTAGCGGAGCATCAATACTCTCCGTCCTTCGAAGAAATCGGCAAAGGGTTGGAGCTGACTTCGCTGGCGACCGTGCATAAGCATGTCACGAACCTGGAAAAAAAAGGACTGCTGACGCGCGACTACAACCGCAGTCGCTCGATCGACCTGTTGCCTCCGAAGGGAAGGCTGAAGCAGGCGATGAGCGTGAACACGGCCGTCGTGTTGCCGCTCGTGGGGCGCATCGCCGCCGGTCAACCGATCGAAGCAGTGCAGAATAATGAAACGATTTCGCTGGCCGACTTCGTGCGTTCGAAAGAAGTTTTTGTTCTCGAGGTTCGCGGCGATTCCATGCAGGACGAAGCCATTCTCGATGGCGACTACGTGCTGGTCGAAAAAGCACGCACCGCGCACAACGGAGACATCGTCGTCGCTCTGGTGGATCAGAGCGATGCCACGCTGAAACGGTTTTACCGGGAGGGAGAGACCATCCGCCTGCAGCCGTCGAACGTAAACATGAAGCCGATCATTGTTCCGGCCGCATCGGTCGATGTGCAGGGGCGCGTGATTGGAGTGCTGCGGAAGTATTGA
- the msrA gene encoding peptide-methionine (S)-S-oxide reductase MsrA gives MPSISRFALILFAALLSATACNAKANPAAAFPTPLQDAPRAAVAGQQTAVVSGGCFWGIQAVFQHVKGVISATSGYSGGSAKTAEYEIVSTGETGHAESVQIVYDPSQITYGELLRVFFSVAHDPTELNRQGPDEGTQYRSSIFYANDEQKRIAEAYITQLDSAKVFPRPIVTKVAPLDAFYPAEAYHQNYAALHPNQPYIMFNDAPKVAHLREQFPSLYTGK, from the coding sequence ATGCCATCGATATCTCGCTTCGCCCTGATTCTCTTCGCAGCGCTTCTCAGCGCCACCGCTTGCAACGCCAAGGCCAACCCGGCAGCGGCTTTCCCAACGCCTTTGCAGGACGCGCCCCGCGCCGCCGTCGCGGGCCAACAGACAGCCGTCGTTTCCGGCGGATGTTTCTGGGGCATCCAGGCGGTCTTCCAGCACGTCAAGGGCGTGATCAGCGCGACCTCCGGCTACTCCGGAGGATCGGCCAAAACTGCCGAATACGAAATCGTGAGCACCGGCGAAACCGGCCACGCCGAGTCGGTGCAGATCGTTTACGATCCATCGCAGATCACTTATGGCGAGCTTCTGCGCGTCTTCTTCTCAGTTGCGCACGACCCAACCGAACTCAATCGCCAGGGTCCTGACGAAGGCACGCAATATCGCTCGTCGATTTTTTATGCCAACGACGAGCAGAAGCGCATCGCCGAGGCTTACATCACTCAACTCGATAGCGCAAAAGTTTTCCCGCGCCCCATCGTGACCAAGGTTGCGCCGCTCGATGCCTTCTACCCAGCCGAGGCCTATCATCAGAATTACGCGGCGTTGCATCCCAATCAGCCCTACATCATGTTCAACGATGCGCCTAAGGTCGCTCATCTGCGCGAGCAGTTCCCAAGTCTCTACACTGGGAAGTAG
- the msrB gene encoding peptide-methionine (R)-S-oxide reductase MsrB, with product MATLAGLALWQWRKPGLLEAAPVDGGESKEVTVVLFSDDGERLKQVHIPKVVKTEAEWRKQLSDNAFDITRHGDTEIAFSGKYWNFHDKGLYRCICCDNALYSSATKFESGTGWPSFWAPIAAENVTEIRDTTYGMTRTAIACTECDAHLGHVFDDGPEPTHLRYCMNSASLRFV from the coding sequence GTGGCAACGCTCGCTGGCTTGGCCCTGTGGCAATGGAGAAAGCCAGGCCTCCTGGAGGCAGCGCCCGTAGACGGCGGCGAATCGAAGGAAGTAACAGTTGTTCTTTTCTCTGATGACGGCGAGCGCCTGAAGCAGGTCCACATTCCGAAAGTGGTGAAGACTGAAGCCGAATGGCGCAAGCAACTTTCGGATAATGCGTTCGATATCACGCGTCATGGCGATACCGAAATCGCATTCTCCGGCAAGTACTGGAATTTCCACGACAAAGGCCTGTACCGCTGCATTTGCTGCGATAACGCGCTATACAGTTCCGCCACGAAATTCGAATCGGGCACAGGATGGCCCAGTTTCTGGGCGCCGATCGCGGCTGAAAATGTCACGGAAATCCGCGACACAACTTATGGCATGACCCGCACCGCGATCGCCTGCACCGAATGCGACGCTCACCTCGGCCACGTCTTCGACGACGGCCCCGAACCCACTCACCTCCGCTACTGCATGAATTCCGCATCGCTTCGTTTCGTGTAG